The sequence TCTATCTCCTCGTCTGTGAATAGTTCTCTTACGATTTGCAGCCACTCCCAGATTTCATTCCTAATTTCCAATGTATCCTCGAACCCACTGAAGTATTCTTGGAAAGCTTCGTCGTAGGCATCGTATAACGCTTCGTTCTTCACTAAGATTGCTCTAGCAAGGTAGTAAAAGTTTTCCAAGCTCGACTGAGCTAAACCCTTAGATAGAGCATCCATCAGAGTCATCCATTCGGTTATGGTAACAGGTATCTTATGCCGCCTAAGTGTATAGAAGAAGCCTGTGAACAAGGTTCAGCGCCTTAACATCCCGCTCTTGCCGAGATAGTGGTTTGCAAAGTAATGGTAATCGCTCTCCTTCTTTAGTAGCACGTTGACAAAAGGAACCTCTTTAGAAATCTTCTCTGGCGGAACTTCTGCGCTTAAGAGAACATATATCCAATCAAGCAACTCACTTGTAGATGGTTTCTTCTTCAGCTCATCGATCTCTCTAATCCTATAAAACGTTTTGATAGCTTCCTTGAGCAAGTCTTCACGTAAATTAGGGTAGTGAACCTTGACGATCTTCTCCATAGTATCGGGGTCTGGGAACTCGATATAGTGAAAGATACATCTTCTTAGAAAGGCATCTGGAAGCTCCTTTTCGGCGTTACTCGTTATTATGACTATCGGTCGATGCTTGGCCTTAATAGTTTCACCGGTCTCAGGTATATAGAAGGACATCTCATCCAGTTCGTTGAGTAGATCGTTAGGGAACTCCGGATCAGCCTTATCAATCTCATCTATCAAAAGAACGACTTGTTCCGGTGAAGCAAATGCTTCACCCAACTTACCGAGCTTAATATATTGCTTTATATCAGAAACATCTCTATCTCCAAATCTCGCATCATTCAGCCTCCTAACCGTGTCATATACATAGAGCGCCTCTTGCGCTTTAGTCGTCGATTTGACATTGAGCACGATTAGCTTTTTGCCAAGCGCCTTTGCGATGCTATGTGCTAATAATGTCTTTCCAGTACCAGGCTCTCCCCGTATAAGTAGGGGGCGACCTAATGCTATGGCGGCGTTGACCGCGTTCTTTAGCGCCTCAGATGCTACGTAGTCGCTTGAACCTTTGTAAACTTCAAACCTCTCCATGGTCTATGTGATACCCCTTTATCTACCCTTATAAAACCTCTACTTTTCCTAAAGACTGATGTCAGGGTATAGACGACTTTATCCCTAGCGTAGCATTTGTCTTCTCTATAGATTGTTCGCTGGAGGCGAGGTTGAACATCGCTCTTATCGCATCAATGTTCTCTGGTATAACGATGGCTTCCTG comes from Nitrososphaerota archaeon and encodes:
- a CDS encoding MoxR family ATPase, which produces MERFEVYKGSSDYVASEALKNAVNAAIALGRPLLIRGEPGTGKTLLAHSIAKALGKKLIVLNVKSTTKAQEALYVYDTVRRLNDARFGDRDVSDIKQYIKLGKLGEAFASPEQVVLLIDEIDKADPEFPNDLLNELDEMSFYIPETGETIKAKHRPIVIITSNAEKELPDAFLRRCIFHYIEFPDPDTMEKIVKVHYPNLREDLLKEAIKTFYRIREIDELKKKPSTSELLDWIYVLLSAEVPPEKISKEVPFVNVLLKKESDYHYFANHYLGKSGMLRR